In one Pangasianodon hypophthalmus isolate fPanHyp1 chromosome 22, fPanHyp1.pri, whole genome shotgun sequence genomic region, the following are encoded:
- the nacad gene encoding uncharacterized protein nacad isoform X1 produces MPGDTQGLLDTDAELPDLSRQTSSSTASTPTDSASSPSPSTPPKLSPQCTSPFGPRLVMSKPNTSTRPQPEGASFESDGNTVGRLTGRFGRGGCRRGPVKMERIKVLTGAEVESDYQEPESMDARVVMGQEALLKNMETQIGVPPDKKTSKESSSSEPPHSDTSTLLVERQIRVEEKLKLDTGQEIEKSDQVKTLTPAPEQERSLDQLLECPILEPKSTDTGLTESSTFFPDDEGDTLSLSQGEVPSLSFSEPSYPVDPQRIGVLPGLDPDRYYTAPSTPIKMAYCSHLKQQWQPSSPSTGPGSPTDESDLCSPPTSPSGSYITAEGGSWTSSYNSGTSHSCSPNLTAEAELQEVPACYVGSLSEIGDELGDDRLVAEREHCLCKSVMPELSESEEHEEERIKIETCRPHWVTENVSPDRSSSGRTTDSKHEEGGSEATLVQEEIPRAPDISQPLDDPDQEQEMDFNACISEHFARHDAPLSLEEDFPSDLACSSPFSHQQAGASTTLETGSLTPATCSSEISDTDNNSLYGEMGSSALFFHGCSRDDGPGGEGMIPASMLPVHASLIFQADSMEITLFPTDDEPENDVDAYAAGEEEGDVDEYDDEDEDVDINDDSDLEQQVEAIKIGARGVDDTNEEDTSASFLNSLSENSINDGVDESFAYQDDTEESIDSTSCNGDEDDHLYSTERHAELAQQFPAQDDHVHSVSHARPESSGSESEMEISSGSSGPSNALVQQHMSVCTAHAEDISTPNSKEECAKRLDSSSDIREQSEENKQSTDLKNAEETDNVCCVVSQQSVHTNIQGSGNQASSAELGEVSEIYIKPVLCVLGATAAGIDNKINIPDEKDLDQKNGNNSEFLNTSLQLDETATNDLNKGVPLLSYPKDDCSPTNIPVCAYPELSEVPDNLTPADISPTEQSLDQDNLTENQPSTDDTSVGSLNMSSSTYSMLAISPKKENSQSSITEKSVSSEDWVPEEPLSLDTCCDFRPENLLMCEIAGSLHNKGLSVTPNISARDNIMGDLEDNNSYCDLPDKMANNEAGMLESNLSTWKSIEDLSEAGGGEDDANNLQNPDNNALIQCHPENIQETTWNNPEKSCSPSIPGAQSTCMPLNILSQDEKDEKDQTTDTEFNIPGEPTSKVFIDESPDILPKQGPEVLESAQEHDEALTLGSTNSYKQNDLCGPNTTDKISDKPSDIKILETSKQMCLVNTDSVVLENKSVFKLEGGSFGNFDHKKKSSESKLDISYSDKTLIHKDTATCSNKGVTTGATNLDTRQLQSNITKDENQLNSGSQVADEKIEPTTERSVCISLKESKLDISYSDKTLIHKDTVTCSNKGVTTGATNLDTRQLQSNITKDENQLNSGSQVADEKIEPTTERSVCISLKESKLDISCSDKSLIHKDTVTCSNKGVTTGATNLDTRQLQSNITKDENQLNSGSQVADEKIEPTTERSVCISLKESKLDISCSDKSLIHKDTVTCSNKGVTTGATNLDTRQLQSNITKDENQLNSGSQVADEKIEPKTERSVCISLKEKEDEKVMETCPEEEANENIRENTNVLELSKEETEVSQKSDYSETEKIELNTTIVNAGRKNDSDSMIPKEPVTFDKSKTAAALEKKEGITNKDSKPETEIIKTSANDNFFQSNKYTPDVQQQIHKNDGRGEKSNHQTPVQTVFHPAVSSSNTLERNPNLTESTGSTDLHGLGSSDQKEALNHGTLEGLESHKSTQDASDNDVRASLTFEEETSELSRHSTSSSSTDVLEEDLSAPIQESQSSFNSSQIHSLLTETTVNDGLHQHVSESPLEVINMEQPDVESEEELSVSLPIQDTHQNVNEQSGLKSETCRQEKPEAVCMEHRPESPKSPQTRPTRCIGHRDSSPAHRKSSLSNEREILPCITSALNFPVQARQNPTEKHTDHQDGCSINYRTKDSKEMDLSLKNTMGSCNETDSDGSIPELEEPNRSLLKTSDPQISHSTADESVSKTKQSRSEKKARKAMSKLGLKQIHGVTRITIRKSKNILFVITRPDVFKSPASDIYIVFGEAKIEDLSQQVHKAAAEKFKVPLDPSPLTPDIMPSLTIKEESEEEEEVDESGLEQRDIELVMAQANVARAKAVRALRHNKNDIVNAIMELTM; encoded by the exons ATGCCCGGGGATACACAAGGCTTGCTGGACACGGACGCAGAGCTACCAG ATTTGTCCAGGCAAACCTCAAGCTCCACAGCCTCAACTCCAACTGACAGTGCCTCCAGCCCATCTCCAAGCACTCCACCCAAGCTGTCCCCACAATGTACATCTCCGTTTGGACCTCGCTTGGTCATGTCTAAACCAAACACTTCTACTCGACCTCAACCAGAGGGTGCCAGCTTTGAATCAGATGGGAACACAGTAGGCCGGCTAACAGGGCGGTTTGGTAGAGGTGGATGCAGACGGGGGccagtgaaaatggagagaattAAAGTTCTAACTGGAGCTGAAGTGGAGAGTGACTACCAAGAACCTGAGTCCATGGATGCAAGGGTTGTTATGGGACAAGAAGCATTACTGAAAAACATGGAGACACAGATTGGTGTGCCTCCAGACAAAAAGACAAGTAAAGAATCATCCAGTTCAGAACCCCCTCACTCAGATACTTCTACCCTTCTGGTAGAGAGACAGATTAGGGTAGAGGAGAAACTTAAACTTGATACTGGTCAAGAGATTGAAAAATCTGACCAGGTTAAGACTTTGACCCCAGCCCCTGAACAAGAGAGAAGTTTAGATCAGCTACTTGAATGCCCGATTCTAGAACCCAAATCAACAGATACTGGGCTGACTGAAAGCAGCACCTTTTTCCCAGATGATGAAGGAGACACACTGTCTCTATCTCAGGGTGAAGTGCCTTCCTTGTCCTTCTCTGAGCCCTCCTATCCAGTTGATCCTCAACGCATTGGTGTCCTTCCTGGACTGGACCCAGATCGTTATTACACAGCCCCTTCCACCCCAATTAAGATGGCCTATTGCTCACATCTTAAGCAACAATGGCAACCAAGCAGTCCAAGCACAGGTCCTGGTTCACCAACAGATGAGTCTGATCTGTGTTCCCCTCCCACATCTCCATCCGGATCCTACATTACTGCTGAAGGTGGCAGTTGGACCTCCTCCTATAATTCTGGCACTTCTCACTCCTGTTCACCTAATCTAACTGCTGAAGCTGAATTGCAGGAGGTCCCTGCCTGCTATGTGGGCTCTCTTTCTGAGATTGGGGATGAGCTGGGAGATGACAGACTCGTGGCTGAAAGGGAGCATTGTCTGTGTAAATCTGTCATGCCAGAGTTGTCTGAGAGTGAGGAACATGAGGAGGAAAGGATAAAGATAGAGACTTGTAGGCCTCACTGGGTGACAGAGAATGTTTCCCCAGACAGAAGCAGCAGTGGTAGAACCACAGACTCAAAACATGAGGAAGGGGGATCTGAGGCCACCTTAGTCCAGGAAGAAATTCCAAGAGCCCCTGACATATCACAGCCTTTGGATGATCCAGATCAGGAGCAAGAGATGGACTTTAATGCCTGTATCTCAGAGCACTTTGCCAGACATGATGCTCCTCTAAGCCTTGAAGAGGACTTTCCTTCAGATCTGGCATGTTCTTCTCCCTTCAGTCACCAGCAGGCAGGAGCTTCAACCACTTTAGAGACAGGCAGTCTGACCCCTGCCACTTGTTCATCAGAGATTTCAGACACGGATAATAACAGCTTGTATGGTGAGATGGGATCTTCTGCTCTCTTCTTCCATGGGTGCTCCAGGGATGATGGACCTGGTGGAGAGGGGATGATTCCTGCGTCGATGCTACCGGTCCATGCCAGCTTGATATTCCAAGCAGATTCAATGGAAATAACATTATTCCCTACAGATGATGAGCCAGAAAATGATGTTGATGCATATGCTGCTGGAGAGGAAGAGGGGGATGTGGATGaatatgatgatgaagatgaagatgtgGACATAAATGATGACAGTGATTTGGAACAGCAAGTTGAAGCCATAAAGATTGGAGCAAGGGGTGTTGATGATACAAATGAAGAGGATACCTCTGCCTCTTTCCTAAATTCACTTTCTGAGAACTCAATTAACGATGGAGTAGATGAGTCATTTGCTTATCAAGATGACACAGAGGAGTCAATTGATTCCACCTCTTGTAATGGAGATGAGGATGACCACCTGTACAGCACAGAGAGACATGCTGAGCTTGCACAGCAATTTCCTGCACAAGATGACCATGTGCATTCAGTAAGCCATGCGCGACCAGAATCCTCTGGAAGTGAGAGTGAAATGGAGATTTCCTCTGGATCCTCTGGGCCATCAAATGCATTAGTTCAGCAACATATGTCAGTCTGCACAGCACATGCTGAAGACATAAGCACACCTAATTCAAAGGAAGAGTGTGCAAAGAGACTAGATTCCTCAAGCGATATTAGGGAACAAAGTGAAGAGAATAAGCAGAGCACAGATCTCAAAAATGCGGAAGAAACAGACAATGTATGCTGTGTGGTGTCTCAACAAAGTGTCCATACAAACATTCAAGGCTCAGGAAATCAGGCAAGCTCAGCAGAACTAGGTGAAGTATCAGAAATATACATTAAACCAGTCCTTTGTGTGCTTGGTGCCACAGCAGCAGGCATAGATAATAAGATAAATATTCCAGATGAAAAAGATTTAGAtcagaaaaatggaaataacTCTGAATTCTTGAATACCTCACTCCAGCTTGATGAGACAGCAACCAATGATCTCAACAAGGGAGTCCCTTTGTTGTCCTATCCTAAAGATGATTGTAGCCCCACAAACATACCAGTTTGTGCCTATCCCGAACTGTCTGAAGTACCAGATAACTTAACTCCTGCTGATATTTCCCCAACTGAACAGTCTCTTGACCAAGACAACCTGACCGAAAATCAACCCAGCACAGATGATACAAGTGTTGGCTCTTTAAATATGTCCTCTTCTACTTACAGCATGCTTGCCATCTCACCAAAGAAGGAGAATTCCCAAAGTAGCATAACAGAAAAGAGTGTTTCTTCTGAAGATTGGGTTCCAGAAGAGCCCTTGTCTTTAGACACATGCTGTGACTTTAGGCCAGAGAATTTGCTTATGTGTGAGATAGCTGGATCACTGCACAATAAGGGGCTGTCTGTAACTCCCAACATTTCAGCTCGAGATAACATCATGGGTGACCTTGAGGACAACAACAGCTACTGTGACTTGCCAGACAAGATGGCAAATAATGAGGCTGGTATGCTGGAGTCAAATCTGTCCACTTGGAAATCCATTGAGGACCTTTCAGAAGCAGGAGGGGGTGAGGATGATGCAAACAACCTCCAGAATCCAGACAATAATGCACTTATACAATGCCATCCAGAAAATATTCAGGAAACTACATGGAACAACCCAGAAAAGAGCTGTTCACCCAGTATCCCAGGTGCACAATCAACTTGTATGCCATTAAATATCCTTTCACAAGATGAGAAAGATGAGAAAGACCAGACCACTGACACAGAATTTAACATTCCTGGAGAACCCACATCAAAAGTATTCATAGATGAAAGCCCTGACATTTTGCCTAAACAGGGACCAGAAGTCCTTGAATCAGCTCAAGAACATGATGAAGCACTAACTTTAGGTTCTACCAATTCATACAAACAAAATGATCTCTGTGGGCCCAACACAACAGATAAAATATCAGACAAACCAAGTGACATAAAAATTCTTGAAACTTCTAAACAAATGTGCCTGGTAAATACTGATTCAGTAGTCTTAGAAAACAAGTCTGTTTTTAAACTAGAAGGGGGGTCATTTGGCAACTTTGACCACAAAAAGAAATCAAGTGAATCAAAACTTGATATTTCCTATTCTGACAAGACTCTAATACACAAAGACACAGCTACCTGCTCTAATAAGGGGGTTACAACTGGGGCAACAAATCTAGATACCAGACAATTACAGTCTAACATTACAAAAGATGAAAATCAGCTGAATTCTGGTAGTCAAGTGGCTGACGAAAAAATTGAACCAACGACTGAAAGAAGTGTATGTATTTCACTCAAGGAATCAAAGCTTGATATTTCCTATTCTGACAAGACTCTGATACACAAAGACACAGTTACCTGCTCTAATAAGGGGGTTACAACTGGGGCAACAAATCTAGATACCAGACAATTACAGTCTAACATTACAAAAGATGAAAATCAGCTGAATTCTGGTAGTCAAGTGGCTGACGAAAAAATTGAACCAACGACTGAAAGAAGTGTATGTATTTCACTCAAGGAATCAAAGCTTGATATTTCCTGTTCTGACAAGTCTCTGATACACAAAGACACAGTTACCTGCTCTAATAAGGGGGTTACAACTGGGGCAACAAATCTAGATACCAGACAATTACAGTCTAACATTACAAAAGATGAAAATCAGCTGAATTCTGGTAGTCAAGTGGCTGACGAAAAAATTGAACCAACGACTGAAAGAAGTGTATGTATTTCACTCAAGGAATCAAAACTTGATATTTCCTGTTCTGACAAGTCTCTGATACACAAAGACACAGTTACCTGCTCTAATAAGGGGGTTACAACTGGGGCAACAAATCTAGATACCAGACAATTACAGTCTAACATTACAAAAGATGAAAATCAGCTGAATTCTGGTAGTCAAGTGGCTGACGAAAAAATTGAACCAAAGACTGAAAGAAGTGTATGTATTTCACTCAAGGAAAAGGAGGATGAGAAGGTCATGGAAACATGTCCAGAAGAGGAGGCAAATGAAAATATCAGAGAGAATACTAATGTTTTGGAACTGAGCAAAGAGGAGACTGAAGTCTCACAGAAATCAGATTactctgaaacagaaaaaatagaACTGAATACCACCATAGTTAATGCAGGGAGGAAAAATGATTCAGATAGCATGATACCAAAGGAACCTGTCACCTTTGACAAAAGTAAAACAGCTGCTGCCCTGGAGAAAAAGGAAGGCATCACAAATAAAGACAGTAAACCTGAGACTGAAATTATTAAAACTTCGGcaaatgataatttttttcagaGTAACAAATATACTCCAGATGTTCaacagcaaatacacaaaaatgatgGTAGAGGAGAGAAAAGCAATCATCAAACACCAGTTCAAACTGTATTCCACCCTGCAGTCTCCAGCTCCAATACTCTTGAGAGAAACCCCAACTTGACAGAATCAACGGGTTCTACTGACTTACATGGTCTTGGCAGTTCAGATCAGAAGGAAGCACTTAATCATGGCACCTTAGAAGGGCTGGAAtcacacaaaagcacacaagATGCCAGTGATAATGATGTCAGGGCCTCCTTAACGTTTGAAGAAGAAACTTCAGAACTCAGCAGACATTCTACTTCTTCCTCATCTACAGATGTGTTGGAGGAAGACCTTTCTGCACCTATACAAGAGTCCCAGTCTTCATTTAACAGTTCTCAAATACACAGTCTCCTCACCGAAACAACAGTAAATGATGGACTGCATCAACATGTATCAGAGAGCCCTCTTGAAGTGATAAATATGGAACAGCCAGATGTTGAGTCTGAGGAAGAATTATCAGTCTCACTTCCAATACAGGATACACATCAAAATGTGAATGAGCAGTCAGGCTTAAAATCAGAAACCTGCAGACAAGAGAAACCCGAAG CAGTATGCATGGAACACAGACCAGAATCACCTAAAAGTCCCCAAACCCGCCCCACTCGATGTATAGGACACAGAGATAGTAGTCCTGCTCACAGAAAATCAAGCTTGAGCAATGAAAGAGAGATATTACCATGCATCACCTCTGCGTTAAATTTCCCTGTGCAAGCAAGACAAAATCCAACTGAAAAGCACACTGATCACCAGGATGGGTGTTCAATCAACTACAGAACAAAGGACTCTAAAGAAATGGATCTCTCCTTAAAAAATACCA TGGGCTCATGTAATGAAACAGACAGTGATGGATCAATTCCTGAGCTGGAAGAGCCGAACAGAAGCCTCTTGAAAACCTCAGACCCGCAA ATATCACATTCTACAGCTGATGAGTCAGTGAGCAAAACTAAGCAGAGTCGAAGTGAGAAAAAGGCACGGAAG GCTATGTCGAAGCTTGGCTTAAAACAGATCCATGGAGTTACACGGATTACTATCCGGAAGTCCAAGAATATCCTATTTGTTATTACCCGCCCAGATGTCTTCAAAAGCCCTGCATCAGATATCTACATAGTCTTTGGGGAGGCCAAG ATTGAGGACCTGTCACAGCAAGTGCACAAGGCTGCAGCAGAGAAATTTAAGGTTCCCCTAGACCCTTCTCCTCTGACCCCTGACATCATGCCCAGCCTCACCATAAAAGAGGAgagtgaagaagaagaggag GTGGATGAGAGTGGACTGGAACAGAGAGATATAGAGCTGGTAATGGCACAGGCTAACGTGGCTCGGGCTAAAGCTGTCCGCGCACTACGTCACAACAAGAACGATATTGTCAATGCTATTATG GAGCTAACCATGTGA